The nucleotide sequence TCGAGGCGATCATGCCCCAGAACAGGTTGGGGCTCTTGGTCATCACGCCGGGCCCCGGAACGATGCCGTGGATCGTCATCGCGCCGACCATCAGCGCCATCACGGCATTGGGCGGGATGCCGAGGGTGAGGAGCGGGATGAAGGCGGTCTGCGCGCCCGCGTTGTTGGCGCTCTCCGGGCCGGCGACGCCCTCGATGGCGCCGCGGCCGAAGCGGCTCGGATCCCGCGCGATGCGCTTCTCGACGGTGTAGGCGGCAAAGGGCCCGAGGACGGCGCCATTGCCAGGCAGGATGCCGAGCGTCGCCCCGATCGCGGTGCCGCGCAAGGTCGCGGGCATCGCCTGACGCAGATCGACCAAGCCCGGCAGCAGGCGGCCGATGCGCGCCCGCGCGATCTCCCGCGTCTCGGTCTGGTCGAGGTTGCGCAGGATCTCCGCCACCCCGAACAGGCCCATGGCCAGCACGGAGAAGTCGATGCCGTCCGTCAGAAAGGTGAAGCCGAAGGTCATCCGCTCCTCGCCGGTCTCGAGGTCGGTGCCGACGCAGGCGAACAGGATGCCGACCAGGATCATGGCCACGGCCTTGAGCACGGAGCCGTGGGCGAGGACGACGGCGAAGGCCAGCCCCATCACCATCAGGGCGAAGTATTCCGCCGGCCCGAAGATCAGCGCGAGGCGGGTCAGCGGCGCGCCGAGCGCCGCGATCAGCAGCGTGGCGACGGTGCCAGCGAAGAACGAGGCGATCGCGGCCGTGCCGAGCGCGATGCCGGCCCGGCCCTGCCGCGCCATCTGATGCCCGTCCAGCGTGGTGACGACCGAAGTCGCCTCGCCGGGGATGTTGACGAGGATCGCGGTGGTCGAGCCGCCGTACTGCGCCCCGTAATAGATGCCGGCGAGCATGATCAGCGCGCCCACCGGATCGAGGCCGAAGGTGATCGGCAGGAGCATGGCGATCGTGGCGATCGGCCCAACGCCGGGCAGCACGCCGATCAGCGTGCCGACGAGGCAGCCGAGGAAGCAGAGCAACAGGTTCTGCAGGCTCAGCGCGACGGCGAAGCCGAGACCGAGATTGGAGAGGAGATCCGGCACGGGCTTGCGCTTCCGATCAGGCAGTCATCGAGTGCCGGGCGACGTCGGTCTCGCCGCGCCGGGCCGACCGGCGTTGCAGGACGAGCAGACAGAGCCCTATCAGGGCGAGCGTCCCGGCCATCAGCCGCAGGAGCACCCGCGAAGGAATCGTTCCGCTCGCCGCCTCGACCAGGGCGCTGGGAAAGAGCGGAATCGGCAGGTTGAGCAGATCGCCGAACAGCAGCATGCATCCGGCGGTGAGAAGCAGCGCCAGGATCAGAAGCTCGCGGAACCGCGCCTCGGGGCTGGCATAGCCCGCGAGGATGACCGCGAGGGGACCGGCGACGATCAGGCCGAGGCCGGGCGTGGTGACGGGGCCGAGGGTGGCGGGCCGGATCGTGGCCGCGAAGGCGAGGATGGCCAGGACGACGACGACCGGACCGCGCAGGCCGACGGCCTGAAGCCCCTCGCCGCCGCGGACGAAGCCCGTCACGGCCAGCACGACCCCGCTGGCGGCCACGCCGATCGCCACCCAGTGCGGCAGCATGCCGGGACCCATCGCACCGAGGGTGCCGCGCGGCAGATCACCCGTGGCCCAGACGCCGAACACCCCGAGCAGCACGAGGCCGAGGCCGGCCACCACGTTCTGCGGTATGCGCGAGAGCGCATGTCCCGCCCCAGCGCCACTCGACCGGTCGCTCATTGTCCCCTCTCAAACGGGCATGCCCGCACCGGCGACTCCGGTGTGCGCTGCACATCGGGAACGACCGGTCCCTCCCCCGAGGAATTTTGTCTGAAGCCTATGCTGCAAAGCCAAGATTCCGCAAGAGCTTGCGCCCGCGAAATGCTGTCGTTCCAAACCCATTGTTGCCGACAACAGACCCGGCGGCCGCCACGCCGGCCCCGCTCGACAGCGCCGAGACAAGCCGGCAGGCCTTGCTCGCCACGGCGCAACGGCCGTTTCGATCAGAGATACGGACGCGTCGGGTTGTCGGTCGAACGGCGTCGATGTCTGAACCCTTTTCTGTGATTGCGCGTTTGCCTCCCCGGTTTAGCAGTTTAGGGGAGAGGACGAATGTCCATACGTAAGGTTCTCGTCGCGGCGGCCGCCCTCGGCACACTGATGATCCTCAATGCTCCGAGCCATGCACAGGGGTTCCGGATCGGTCCCGGCGGCGTGGAAATTGATGATGGCCGCGGCTATCGCGAAGAGCGTGAGGAGCGCCGCTATCGCCGCATGTGCCGGGACCTTCGCGATCGCTGCGAGAACAAGGACATCTACGGCGAGGAAGGTCAGGGCAATTGCCGGCGCTACCGCCGCATGTGCGGCTAAGCGCAACGAAAACTTGTCATCGCTCAGAGCGATGTCCGGCCCGATCGCATCGGGTCGGACATGGTCTAAGGTGCGTCGGCTCAAGGCGCCGGCCCCCATGGAGCGGCCGCGGTCAGATGAAGCCGTGCGCGCGCAGGGCCTCGATCGACGAGGCCGCATTCCGATGATGGATGAAGACGCCGCCGGCCGCCTCCCAGCGATGCCGGTGCGTGGTCCAATCGTCGACCAGCGCGTCGCCGGGACGGCAATGCTCGCGCTTCAGCGCGGCGGTCGTCGCGATCATCGCCACACCGGGGAAGTGACGCTCCGCCCAGCGCCGCTTCTGCGGCTCGGCCCAGTTCCCCCGCGGCAAACCGGTGAGGATGACGGGCCGGCAGGCCTCGACCGCCTCGTAGAGTTCCCGCGCATCCGGCAACGGATCGAGGTCGGCGAAGAAGTCCGGCGCGGCCGCCAGCCGGTTCCAGAACTCCTTCAGGCCGAACCGGTCCTGGAATGCCTCCGGCGACATCCCGAGCACGCGGGTGGCCCCACGATCGAAGTCGGCCAGGACCCCGTCGCAATCGAGAAACACCGTCGGCATCGCAGCGTCGCACCCTCCGTCGTCTGGCCGCTGCCTGGCAGCGCGGCCCCATCGCAGCCCCTTCGCAGCCCTCTCGCAAGGCCCGACGGACAACGCGCATCGACGGCTTCGGCTCGCCGCGGCAGCGAAAAGCCGCGGCCTCCATCCCGATCCGCCGATCGCGGCGCGGTGCACCGCGGCGGGACCCGTGTTGCGAGCCTGTCCGGGCTGCGATAGCTCGCTCCGGCGAGCGGATGGACATGGACAGCAGCAAACACACTCTCGTGCTCGTGCGGCACGGCCAGAGCGAGGATAACGAGCGGGAGCTGTTTTCCGGATTGCGGGATCCAGCCCTGACGCCCCGCGGCACCGAGGAGGCCGCTGAGGCCGGCGCCACGCTCCGGTCGCTCGGATATCGCTTCGACGCGGCGTTCACGAGCCGGCTCCGGCGGGCTCAGCACACCCTCGCGCTGATCCTCGATGCGCTGGGCCAAGCCGATCTGCTGGTGCACGCGGACGCCGCCCTGAACGAACGGGATTACGGAGCGCTGGCGGGCCTCAACAAGACGGAGGCACGGGCGCAGTTCGGCGTCGAGCAGGTCCGCACCTGGCGGAAATCCTACGACGCGGTGCCGCCCGGCGGCGAGAGCCTGGCGATGACGGGCGCGCGCCTGTGGCCGTACTTCGAGCGCGCCATCGCCCCTCGCGTGGAAAGCGGCGGCTGCGTGCTCGTCGTCGCCCACGGCAACTCGCTGCGATCGCTGCTCATGCGCCTCGACCGCATCGAACCCGAGCACATCGAGGTCGTGAACATCGGCACGGCCGAGATCCTCGTCTACCGTTACGACACGGCCACCCGAACGCTCGCCCGAGCGGCGGCGATTCCGACGAAGACGAGCGCGTGATCGATCGTCGCAACGCGGCTCGGATCGGCTTCGCCGCGACGCGGTCGGCGCAGGTACCGTGGCCTCACGCGGCCCACAGCGTGCGAAGAAATCCCGCGCGCGGGCACGTCAGGGCTTAGTGTCTCTCACAAAACTCCCGCTGCGCCGTCATTGCCAGAGTGACGACAGTCAGAGACCGGGAGTTTTGTGAGGCACTTTTAGACCGGCCCCTTCGCCTGATCATTACCCAGATACGTCGCGAGATTGCGCCGGATGCGCTCGATCGGCACTTCGGCCGGATCAGGCAGGACGAAGGTCTCCTGTGTGATGGTCTCGTAGGCGCGGATGTAGACCGCCGCAGCGCCGAGCACGACCTCGGGCGGGATCTCGGGAATCGGATCGCGGTAGGGATCACAGCGCGCCACGACCCAGTTGCGGACATAGTCCTTGTCGAAGCTCTCGGGCGCCGTCCCGGCCGCGAGCCGCTCGGGATAGCTTTCCGCAAACCAGTAGCGGCTGCTGTCCGGGGTATGGATCTCGTCGGCGAGCACGATCCGTCCGTCGGCGTCGGTCCCGAACTCGTACTTCGTATCGGCGAGGATGAGGCCGCGCTCGGCGGCGAGTGCCTGGCCGCGGGCGAACAGCGCCAGCGCCGCCTCGGAGACGGTCTGCCATTGTGCGGCCGTCAGCAGGCCCTGTTCCAGGATCGCCTTCTCGCTGAGCGGCTCATCGTGTCCGCCATCCGCGGCCTTCGTCGTCGGCGTGATGACCGCTTGCGCCAGACGCTCATGCGCGCGCAGGCCGTCGGGGAAGCGGTGGCCGTACATCTCGCGCTCGCCGCGCTGATAGCGGGTGAGAATCGAGGTGGAGGTCGTGCCCGCCAGATAGCCCCGCACCACGACCTCCACCGGCAGGATGTCGAGCCGTCGCCCGACGACAACGTTGGGGTCCGGATAGGCAAGCACGTGATTCGGACAGATGTCGGCGGTCCGCTCGAACCAGTAGCGGGCGGTTTGCGTCAGCACCTGCCCCTTGAAAGGAATGGCGGCCAGCGGGCGATCGAAGGCGCTGATCCGATCGGTGGTGATCAGGATCCGGCGGCCGTCGGCCAGATCGTAGTTGTCGCGAACCTTGCCCCGGTAGCGGTTCGGCAGCCCAGCGATCTCCGCCTCGTCCAGAACGTGATGCGCGTATGGCGCGAGGGCGCTTGCATCCTTCATTCGTCTCACCCGCTCATGTCAGGAAGGGAGTTCAAGCACGCCTCGTAGCAGGGAAGCGCCCCATCGTCGCCGCGGAAGGAGGCGCAGCGCTCCTGTCTCCGGGGCCGCCCGGCGGACCCGCAGGCGCTGTGAACAACCCTTCCCCGACGGCTCCGCTCACGACGATCCTCGTTTGCGCAGGGTATCGGGCCTCTTTCCGGAGCCTCGCGCCGCAAGGCGGCCCGGAGCGGGCCGCCGGCATCATTTCCAAAGCCGCGCCCGCGTGCAAAACTTCTCGCTCGACCCTGCGGAAGGCCGTGCCCCCGGCTTCGGCCGGAGAGACCCTTCGGACAAACGGATCGGAGCGCGATGCCATCGTCCGAAATCGATGCGATCCGGGCCCGCCTCGCCGCCCATCCGAGGCCGGCCGACCTCGCCGCACGGCGGGTGCGGATCGATGGCCTCGGAGCCGGCTACGCGCTGCCGCCGGACGTGATCGTCGAACCGGTCGATGCGCACGGCGTGCCCGCGGAGTGGACGCGCACGCCCGCGGCTCGAAGCGACCATGTCGTGCTGTTCCTGCACGGGGGCGGCTACGTCTCCGGCTCCCTGACGAGCCATCGCCACATGGTGGCGCAGGCCGGGCGCGAGGCCGGTGCGCGCACCCTCGCGCTCGACTATCGGCTCGCGCCCGAGCACCCGTTTCCGGCCGCCCTCGAGGATGCCCTGGCCGGATACCGGTTCCTGCTCGATACCGGCATCGCACCGGCACGAATCGCGTTCGCAGGGGAGAGCGCGGGAGGCGGCCTCGCGCTGGCGACGGCCCTGTCGCTGCGGGAGGCGGGACGGCCGCTGCCGGGTTGCCTGTGGCTCAGTTCACCCTGGACCGACCTCGCCCTGACCGGTGCCAGCCTGGAGACCAAGGCCGCCGTCGACCCGCTGCTGAGCCGGGCCTACCTGTCCGAACTGGCGAACCTGTACCTCAACGGCGCCGATGCGCGCGGGCCACTCGTCTCGCCGATCTACGCCGACCTTGCCGGATTACCGCCGATGCTGATCCAGGTCGGCTCGGCCGAGACCCTTCTCGACGACGCGGTTCGACTGGCCGCCGGTGCGGGGGGCGCGGACGTTTCCGTGCATCTCGAGATCTGGCCGGCCATGATCCATGCCTGGCATCTCTTTTACCAGGAGGTCGCGGAGGGTCGGCGCTCGCTGGCCGCGGCGGGGGCCTTCATCAGGGCTCATCTCGACGGTGCTTGAGTAGGCGGGGTGTCGAGGCGGACGCGATCCGAGATCCGCATCCGATCCGCGGGCGCCGGGGCGGCGTCCTCAGGCTCCTGTTTCGACGCGCACGCTCTGGCCCAACCGGGCTCGGCTTCGTCGGGAGGAGATCTCCGGCTCGGGCCGCCGGTTGAGCGGCTACTCGCCTCGGACCTGACGCTGATCGCGCTCCAATTGCTGCAGCAACTCCGCCAAGCGTGGATCGAGCACCTCGTCGAGCACGGGTTCATACAACGCCTCCAATTGTCGCCCGAGCCGCAGCCGCGTGCGGGCATCGAGGATCGGCGTCTGCTCGACCGCGGGCGCCGATGGCGGGTTCACATCAGGATTGGCGTTCATCGGGGATTGGCACTCGACGCTCGCAGGGGACGGCTGCAGGAAGCCTTGATCGATCTCAACGCTTGAACCGGGTTTTGGACCAACGAGGGCAGGTGCCGGCATTCGATCCGCGAGGCACGCCCGGCTGATGGGTGTTTGGCCGTTGATGCCGCCATGCGGGCGCTACCGGTTATAGCGGATCAGGAAAGGTGAGGTGGCGGCCGAGCGCAATTGCATCTTGCCTGATGATGTGCGCCGCCCATCCGAGGGCATCCCGAAAAGGCCACATCCCCGGTGATGCGTGCATAATACGCCCAGCGCGCTTGCGTCGCAGAGATTTATAATTCAAAAATCCGAGTGGCTGTCGGCTCAGGTGCAGCTGCGCCCGTCGCGTTATCAAAGTCGCTGGTTGTTGCTGCCGGTTGGTGTGTCGGACCACGAACGGCCCGAGCAACGCCGTCGGGGGGCGAACGGTGCAGCCGTCTGGTCCTCGAACCAAAAAACAGGCCGCGTGCCGAAACGTGCGCCGCGAGAGGAGACGCTATGAGAGTTGCCGTGCGGGCCGCGATCGCGGCCCTGTTGTTGTCTGCTGCCCCGGCCCAGGCTTGGGAACCGACGAAGCCGATCGAGATCATCGTCCCCTTCCCGCCCGGCGGATCGTCCGACCAGATGGCGCGCACGATCCAGGGGGCAATTCAGAAGAACAACCTCGTCAAGCAGCCGATCATCATCGTGAACAAGCCCGCCGCAGCGGGCGGCGAGGCGATGCTCGATATCCAGAAATCGGCCGGCGACCCCCACAAGCTCATCACCACGTCGAGCGGCATCTACATGACGCCTCTCTCCACCAAGCTTCCGGTGAGCTGGAAGGATTTCACCCCGATCGCGATGATGGCGCAGGATGCCTTCGTGCTCTGGGTCAACAGCGAGAAGCCCTACAAGACGGCCGGTGAATTCTTCGAGGCTGCCAAGGCCGCCAAGCCGCCGCTCAAGACCGGCGGCAATGGCTCGAAGCGCGAGGATCACCTGATCTCCGTGACGATGGAGCAGGCAACGGGCACGAAGATCACCTACGTGCCCTACCAGGGCGGTGGCCCGGCCTCCGTGCAGCTCGCCGGCGGCCATATCGATGCCAACATGAACAACCCGGCCGAAGAGGTCGCCAACTGGCGCTCCGGCGCGGTGAAGCCGCTCTGTGCCTTCTCCGACAAGCCGATCGAGTACACGCAGAAGGTCACCGCCGAGATGGCGTGGTCCGACATCCCGACCTGCCAGTCGCAGGGCGTGAACGTCACCTATCAGATGCTGCGCGGCATGTTCATGCCCGGCAAGGTCACTCCGGAGCAGCAGGCCTTCTACGTCGAGCTGTTCAGGAAGGTCACCGAGACCCCGGACTGGAAGTCTTATCTCGAGCGCAATGCGCTGGTGCCCGATTTCCGCTCCGGCCAGAGCTTCGTCGACTTCCTCACAGAGGACGAGCGCAAGCACAAGGAGCTGATGACCAAGGCCGGGTTCATCGCGGCGAACTGAGCCCGCGCCCGGCTGCGGTGCTGGCCGTTTCGTCGAAGGGCGGCGCGGCCGAGGCGAACACCTGTTCAGGAACTGCCCGACATGACCGAAGCCTCTCCCCCGCTCCCCGAGCGCGGCCTGTCGCGCCGCGCCGTCGAGATCGTCGTGGCGCTGCTGCTGCTCGGCCTTGCCGGGCTGGCCCTGTGGGATTCCTACGGGCGGGGTGCGGGCTGGGACAACGGGCCGGAAAACGGCTTCTTCCCGGCCCGCGTCGCCGCAATCTTGGGCGTCGCGGCCATCGCCGCCCTCGTGAGCGCCCTGCGGCGGGAGGACAGCATCTTCGTCACCTACAGCCAGCTCCGGCTGGTGGCCCAGGTCTTCGTGCCGCTGTTCCTCTACCTGCTGGGGATCGCCTTCCTCGGCATCTACCTGTCCTCGGCCCTGTTCATGGCCCTGTTCATGGTCACGCTCGGCGCCTTCCGCTGGTGGCAGACGGCGCTCGCCACCGTGCTCGTGCCGCTCGTCATCTTCTGGGTGTTCGAGCAACAGTTCCGGGTTCCGCTGCCGAAGGGACCGATCGAAGCCTTCCTCGGCTACTGACCTGACCGGCCTGCGGCGGAGAGTATTTCCATGGACGACCTCAACCAGCTCCTGCTCGGCTTCCAGGTCGCGCTGACGTGGCACAACATCCTGTTCATGGTGGTGGGCGTGCTGCTCGGCATCGTGGTGGGCGTGCTTCCGGGTCTCGGCGGCCCCAACGGCGTCGCGATCCTCCTGCCGCTGACTTTCGGCATGGACCCGACCTCAGCGATCATCCTCCTGTCGTCGATCTACTGGGGCGCCCTGTTCGGCGGCGCGATCACCTCGATCCTGTTCAACATCCCCGGCGAGGCGTGGTCGGTCGCCACCACCTTCGACGGTTACCCTCTGGCGCAGAAGGGGCGGGCCGGCGAGGCCTTGACGGCGGCCTTCACCGCCTCCTTCATCGGGGCGCTCTCGGGCGTGGTGCTCATCACCTTCGTGGCGCCGCTGGTCGCCAAGTTCGCCCTGCGCTTCGGCCCGGCCGAGTTCTTCGGCGTCTTCTTCCTCACCTTCTGCTCGTTCATCGGCATGGGCCGGGAGAACAAGGCCAAGATCATCGTGTCCCTGGCACTGGGCTTCCTGCTCGCGGCAGTCGGCCTCGACACCATCTCGGGCGATCTGCGCCTGACCTTCGGCACGCCCGAGCTGATGAAGGGCTTCGACTTTCTCGTCGTGGTGATCGGCCTGTTCGGCGTCTCCGAGATCCTGCTCACCATCGAGGAGGGCCTGCACTTCAAGGGCAAGCGGGCGGCCATGGATCTCGGCGTGGTCCTGCGCACCTGGGCCTCGCTGCCGCGCTACTGGGCGACGCTGATCCGCTCCTCGGTCGTGGGCATGTGGATGGGCGTCACCCCGGGCGGCGCGATCGCGGCCTCGTTCATGGGCTACGGCCTCGCCAAGCGCTTCTCCCGCCAGCCCGAGGAGTTCGGGCGCGGCGATATCGAGGGCGTGCTGGCCCCCGAGACCGCGGCCCACGCCGCCGGCACCTCGGCGCTCCTGCCGATGCTGGCCCTCGGCATCCCCGGCTCGGCCACCGCGGCGGTGCTGCTCGGCGGCCTGATGATCTGGGGCCTGCAGCCCGGCCCGCTGCTCTTCGTCGAGAAGAAGGAGTTCGTCTGGGGCCTGATCGCCTCGATGTATCTCGGCAACCTCGCCGGCCTCCTGATCGTGCTCGCGACCGTGCCGGTCTTCGCCGCGATCATGCGCATCCCCTTCGCGCTGGTCGCACCGATCATCCTCGTCGTCTGCGCCATCGGCGCCTTCACGGTCGAATCCTCGCGCTTCGACATTTGGCTGATGCTGATCTTCGGAGTGGTCGGTTACGTCTTCAAGAAGCTCGACTATCCGCTCGCCCCCCTCGTGCTCGCGCTCGTCCTCGGCGATCGCGCCGAGGACGCGTTCCGCCAAGCCTTGCTCGGCTCGGGCGGGGACCTGTCCGTCTTCTTCTCGAACGGCCTCGTCTCGAGCCTGATGGTCCTCGGCCTGCTGCTCCTGTTCTGGGGGCCGCTCGGCGACCTGCGCAAACGGCTGGCGCGCAAGGCCGGCCTCACCCGGCCGGCCCCGGTCGCGCGTTGAGATGCAACCAGGCCTTCGAGAGCCAATGCGGCGTCGTGGAGCAGCGGCTGGACGAAGATCGCGGCCTTCGCGACGACGCATCTCGACCCTGAAGCTCGCCCCGGCTCAGCTTCTCCTTGCATACGAGATTGCCTACGGGTCTGCGATGCCTGCACTTTGTGCTGGCCTCATGCGTGCCCATGCTCTTGACCTGCAAGGGCTCAAAGAGCCTCGTAAGGCTGAGCCGGCCCAAGCAAGACTCTGTCAGCCCCTGGCGAACCTTCTGTGAGTCGAGCGCTGGCTTGCTGAGGGACGCGCGAGCCTCGAATGCATCGATGATGGTGTTTATCAGCTCGGCCTCAAGGGTGGCGAATTGTCGAATTGAGCCTTGGTGTTGTTGGCAACCTGCGTCACGAGAGCCTCGGACTCGAGCATTATGTCCCGAAGCGTCGTTACGTAGCTCAACTGGTCGCCGTCGGTCGTGTCGACGCCGAACAGGTCATTCACGCGTGCGATGATCTCGGCGAGGAGCGCCTTTCCCTTCTCCTGCACCGAGCCCGATCCCGGTCATCGGCGTCAGTTTCGTCTCGTCGCAGCCCGAGACATCGGCCGGCGCTGCCCTCATTCTTGAGGCTGTGGTGGGTCAACGTCACCTTCGAGAGATCGTCCCCTTCTCGCTCGGGCCCGAAGTCGAGCAGTGGACCGCGCTGACCGGCGTGTTCGACGACGGCCGCATCGCGCTCGACAACAACCCGGTCGAGCGGGCGCTACGGTCGGGCGTAAGAACAACCTCTTCGCCGGATCCGACCGCAGCGCCGAGCGCGCGGCGGCCTTCTACACCCTGATCGAGAGCGCCAAGCTCAACGGCCTCGACAGCCTGGCCTACCTGCGCGACGTGCTTACCCGTATCGCCGATCATCCGGCCAGGCGGTTGGCCGACCTGCTGCCCTGGAATTGGACGCCAGTCGCTCAAGCCGCCCGATCATCAGGCCCTCCGCCGACCGCATACTTCTGAACGGGGTCTCAGACCGCTATCCCAAAAAAGCCTCTACCTCCGAGTCGTAACCCGACTTCTGCAGCCGTTGCTGCAGCTCGCGCTTCAGAGTGCACAACGCCTTCGACAATCATGCCGCCAGCCGCAGGGATCCGGTCAGGCGTCGCCGCCCTCTGGTTCCGTTCTGGACAGAGGCTGCGCGGCGACCTCACGATAAAGTGCCACATAGGCGCCGCCTACCTGTTCCGCCGTGGGTAAGTCGAGTTGCGTGGCCTTATGCTTGCGGTAGCGGTTTGGGTTCGCGTCGAGCTTCCGCAGAACGTTCAGCAAGCCTAACACGTTCGACACGTCAATTACGAACCCGTTCACACCTTCCTTGACGCATTCACTGAGCGCGCCGCGATCCGACACGACGACCCATTTTCCGAGGGAGATCGCTTCTCTGACGACGAGGCCGAAGCTCTCGACGCAGATCGATGGCGCGAGGACTACATTCAATTGTCCATAGAGATCCGCAATGCGCGCCTGCTTGATCTTGCCGATGATCGTAACTTCGTTCTCGCCCCAGTTCTCCCTACGGATCTGTCCCTCGATCACGGCGTGATCGACCAGGGTAAAGCGTAAGTTCGGGAACGTGGAGTGGCAAAGTACTTGGTGGAGCAGATCGCTTCCCTTTGCCAAACCGAGGCCACCGAGCAGGCCAATGGCTAATGGCCCGACCGCTGGCCCGTCCGTCGCATGAAACTGCGTTACAGGATTGGCGATGACGTCGACCCTCACTCCGATCCGCTCCCGATAGAGCCTCGCGAAGTAATCGGACACGCTGATGATCCTGTCGACCGATGCGAGCGCCTGCCTCAGTCGCAGGAGCCGGTTCGGATCCCCCCATACGCCGCCCTGCTCAACGAGCGTCCCATCCGGCCGGACCAGAAATTGATTGTCCGACACCCACCAGCCGTCATGAACCGTGACGATCGTAGGAATGCCGCGCTCGCGCGTCTCGTCGAGCAGACTCGCCGTGAGGTTCTGTATGCAGTGGAAATGGACGACGTCCGGTTTAAACCGGTCCAAGAATTCCACGAATGCGGCCCGCGACAGCCCATCGTCCTCCGCGGCGCCTTGGCTCCGGGTGCTCGGCGCGACCAAGGTGACATCGCAGCCCAAAGCTGCGTAGCGCTCATGCGCGCCCTCGTAGCCTGCATGGGCGAGCGAGCCAAACACCTCAACCAAGCACCCCTGCCGGCCTAGTTCCTGCGCGAGGGTCTCAACGATGCGGGTCGCGCCGCCGATTGTCTGCGGGGCAAAGTAGACGTTGACTTGCGCGACCTTGAGCTTGTCGGTCCGCGCTTTGCACTGCTCCGGTTGGAATTCCGCCAGACGGGTCGCTAGCGCGCTGCCCATCGTCTCTTCGTTGTACTTCGCCGTCACGGTGCGTTGCGCCGCGGCAGCCATGGCGCGTCGGACGGACGCGTCGCGCACGAGTTTGTTGAGAGCGTCGTACCATTCGGCCTGGTTCGAGGCGAGCAGCCCGTCGACCCCTTCGTGCACAACGTCCTCGTAGTTGCTCGACCGGCTCACAACCGACGGCACGCCGACCAGTGCTGCCTCCATCCATTTTATCTCGCTCTTGGCGTCAGCGAAGGCCGATCCGTCGAGTGGTGCAATGTTGATGTCGGCGCGCGCAAGTACCTTAAGGTAATCGCGGAATACCGCGATCGGTTCGGCGCGCTTCACGCGCGCTCCGAATGATTCGAAGCTCTTATCGAGAGTTAATGGCCCAACAATCTGCAGGTCGACCGAGGGATGGCGCTGCATGATGGCGACAATCGCCTGTGCCGCGCCATTGTAAAAGTTGCCCGTGTGACTGCGGCTGCCGCTTCCATAGAAGATCGTAATTCGGCCCGGATGCGGCGCGTGCCGGGTCTCTGCTTGCACCGGCGCGTAGTCCGCCTCAAGGAACCCGTTGCGGTGCGTGAAGGCAATGCCGGTGCGAACGAGCTTGGCCAGTTCGTTCGTGATTTTCTCCGTGGATCCGATTCCGTAGCTGCATGCACGCGCCGCGCCAGCGAGGAGGATCGGATCGAGCACGAACCTGCCCCATTCCTCCTTCGTCACCAGTCCGCCCATGCTCTCGAGCGGCGGCGGATAATTATCGGGATCGATGATAAGGTCATCGACCTCGTATATCGTCTGAATTCCAAGCCGATTGCAGTATTCAATGAGTTCGTAGATCTCCGGCGCCCCGGGCACACGGAAGAAAATTACGCTTCCAAATCTCGAAGCCTGATCGCGAAGGCGCCTTGGATCATTCGCATCAAACCATTGTGCTTCGATACCGTTGGCGGCCAGTTGCTGCAGCTTGTGATCAACCCGATAGCGAAAGCATTGCCGCGGTTCCGTGAACGCGAAGATTGCTACACGCTTCGATGACACGGCTTGTGTGACGACGGGACCGAGGGAGAAAGAGACTGCCTTCTGCGCGCTTGAAGCCAAAATATGACGAGTCAGTTCGCGAGCCTCCTCAACCTGTCGGCCAGCGGCCATCTTCACGAGCATTCCATGCTCGCGAGCAAACAGCCGCTTTGCGTAGCTCATGCCGATCGGCCGGAGATGATACATATCGGGCACGACCATCAGAACGTTG is from Methylorubrum sp. B1-46 and encodes:
- a CDS encoding tripartite tricarboxylate transporter permease; this translates as MPDLLSNLGLGFAVALSLQNLLLCFLGCLVGTLIGVLPGVGPIATIAMLLPITFGLDPVGALIMLAGIYYGAQYGGSTTAILVNIPGEATSVVTTLDGHQMARQGRAGIALGTAAIASFFAGTVATLLIAALGAPLTRLALIFGPAEYFALMVMGLAFAVVLAHGSVLKAVAMILVGILFACVGTDLETGEERMTFGFTFLTDGIDFSVLAMGLFGVAEILRNLDQTETREIARARIGRLLPGLVDLRQAMPATLRGTAIGATLGILPGNGAVLGPFAAYTVEKRIARDPSRFGRGAIEGVAGPESANNAGAQTAFIPLLTLGIPPNAVMALMVGAMTIHGIVPGPGVMTKSPNLFWGMIASMWIGNLMLLVINLPLVGIWVRLLKVPYRLMFPAILMFCSIGIYSINALPTDVMLIAAFGIFGYALIKFGFEPAPLLLGFVLGRLMEEYLRRALTLSRGDAMVFLERPVSAVLFLVAFTILALALLPSLRRSRDEVFTEA
- a CDS encoding tripartite tricarboxylate transporter TctB family protein, with product MSDRSSGAGAGHALSRIPQNVVAGLGLVLLGVFGVWATGDLPRGTLGAMGPGMLPHWVAIGVAASGVVLAVTGFVRGGEGLQAVGLRGPVVVVLAILAFAATIRPATLGPVTTPGLGLIVAGPLAVILAGYASPEARFRELLILALLLTAGCMLLFGDLLNLPIPLFPSALVEAASGTIPSRVLLRLMAGTLALIGLCLLVLQRRSARRGETDVARHSMTA
- a CDS encoding 2,3-bisphosphoglycerate-dependent phosphoglycerate mutase, whose translation is MDSSKHTLVLVRHGQSEDNERELFSGLRDPALTPRGTEEAAEAGATLRSLGYRFDAAFTSRLRRAQHTLALILDALGQADLLVHADAALNERDYGALAGLNKTEARAQFGVEQVRTWRKSYDAVPPGGESLAMTGARLWPYFERAIAPRVESGGCVLVVAHGNSLRSLLMRLDRIEPEHIEVVNIGTAEILVYRYDTATRTLARAAAIPTKTSA
- a CDS encoding phosphoribosylaminoimidazolesuccinocarboxamide synthase encodes the protein MKDASALAPYAHHVLDEAEIAGLPNRYRGKVRDNYDLADGRRILITTDRISAFDRPLAAIPFKGQVLTQTARYWFERTADICPNHVLAYPDPNVVVGRRLDILPVEVVVRGYLAGTTSTSILTRYQRGEREMYGHRFPDGLRAHERLAQAVITPTTKAADGGHDEPLSEKAILEQGLLTAAQWQTVSEAALALFARGQALAAERGLILADTKYEFGTDADGRIVLADEIHTPDSSRYWFAESYPERLAAGTAPESFDKDYVRNWVVARCDPYRDPIPEIPPEVVLGAAAVYIRAYETITQETFVLPDPAEVPIERIRRNLATYLGNDQAKGPV
- a CDS encoding alpha/beta hydrolase, which translates into the protein MPSSEIDAIRARLAAHPRPADLAARRVRIDGLGAGYALPPDVIVEPVDAHGVPAEWTRTPAARSDHVVLFLHGGGYVSGSLTSHRHMVAQAGREAGARTLALDYRLAPEHPFPAALEDALAGYRFLLDTGIAPARIAFAGESAGGGLALATALSLREAGRPLPGCLWLSSPWTDLALTGASLETKAAVDPLLSRAYLSELANLYLNGADARGPLVSPIYADLAGLPPMLIQVGSAETLLDDAVRLAAGAGGADVSVHLEIWPAMIHAWHLFYQEVAEGRRSLAAAGAFIRAHLDGA